Proteins co-encoded in one Rhodopirellula bahusiensis genomic window:
- a CDS encoding helix-turn-helix domain-containing protein produces MIEQQTRGEQLAALRKIKLDTFKHKGRKVSGAIQKATLRAIDDHQGRGDCFASQSTLADEVGCGTTAIGLAIAALIAQDLITADRPHRMAPNRHRVVWGSVFRLVGSSHQVEDLIETANHRDPPSVSRSPHSVDQSPALRVSSEPPSVSQRPAQRLQNAPSIATSNAPTNRPDNEAEVVLVGELYRWGLKSAAVAVAVATHRGWSIEFIRELFIEAGGNRDPQRWEPGQLANWLTGKTPPPFDEHEAAQRAAARIDGPAKREANEIRDSVRRDGQSRGVAEFIIEGLTFRKLTAVDLDRFATDAERAAAVRLDELDRERSEKPSHSVNARSGSAPSVIDEPQNRERASVGRTGRQTKDAGNQTHARTQNRGLFQRIPSGNRGTRAFDRKRAELVEALGGGS; encoded by the coding sequence ATGATTGAACAGCAAACCAGAGGCGAACAGCTCGCAGCGTTGCGGAAGATCAAGCTGGACACGTTCAAGCACAAAGGCCGCAAGGTGTCGGGAGCGATCCAGAAAGCGACCCTGCGTGCAATCGATGATCACCAAGGCCGGGGCGATTGCTTCGCGTCTCAGTCCACGTTGGCCGATGAGGTCGGATGCGGAACCACCGCGATCGGCTTGGCCATCGCCGCGCTGATTGCCCAAGACTTGATCACGGCTGACCGTCCGCATCGGATGGCACCGAACCGGCATAGGGTGGTTTGGGGTTCCGTGTTTCGGTTGGTTGGATCAAGTCATCAAGTTGAGGACTTGATTGAGACCGCCAACCACCGAGACCCGCCCAGCGTGTCACGTTCCCCGCACAGCGTGGATCAGTCACCCGCCCTGCGTGTTTCCAGTGAGCCGCCCAGCGTGTCTCAGAGGCCCGCACAGCGGCTGCAAAACGCCCCATCAATCGCAACTTCAAACGCCCCCACCAATCGCCCTGACAACGAAGCGGAGGTGGTGTTGGTGGGCGAGCTTTATCGATGGGGCTTAAAGTCAGCCGCGGTTGCCGTTGCGGTCGCAACCCATCGAGGTTGGTCGATCGAGTTCATTCGTGAATTGTTCATCGAGGCCGGAGGCAATCGGGATCCCCAGCGATGGGAACCGGGGCAGCTTGCCAATTGGCTAACCGGCAAGACGCCGCCGCCGTTCGATGAGCACGAAGCCGCCCAGCGGGCCGCCGCTCGAATCGATGGACCCGCCAAGCGTGAAGCCAACGAGATCCGCGATTCCGTCCGGCGCGATGGGCAGTCCCGTGGCGTTGCCGAGTTCATCATCGAGGGGCTGACGTTCCGCAAATTGACCGCGGTTGACCTGGATCGTTTCGCCACCGATGCGGAGCGAGCCGCCGCGGTGCGTTTGGATGAGCTTGATCGAGAGCGGAGCGAAAAACCGTCTCACAGCGTCAACGCTCGCAGCGGTTCAGCACCGAGCGTGATTGATGAGCCACAGAACCGAGAACGTGCGTCAGTGGGTCGCACAGGACGCCAAACGAAAGACGCGGGAAATCAGACCCATGCCCGCACGCAAAATCGCGGATTGTTCCAGCGGATCCCATCGGGCAACCGTGGGACCAGAGCGTTTGATCGGAAGCGTGCGGAGCTGGTGGAGGCGTTGGGTGGTGGCTCGTGA
- a CDS encoding tyrosine-type recombinase/integrase yields MNIDPKTIEPTLRNLDSFSMDEQGQLSYRKKRGGGNKRLGLRIEEMFLEIVQRPMTLSDISPEVAVMIIMRLKRQNARGHTVGLWFEWFKDRNQVAFVLGWAEQHDFSQVRAGTKTDWTQNRQNVAMPDALPVKKCDRSTEQSLTLNAFLDDEYIPARLVGKSPNTIRLYRNTIRSFTKWLGREPVVGDLNTKTVSGYLQWLIENTQLSPHTIEKERTELTAFWNFAARRGWLPDFPDISPINCPKRVPDAWSDEQLVALMKACEADRGNIGKVPASSFWPALVSIIYDTGERIGAVLELTFDDIGEGGWLIVRGEHRKGGKSDKGFKLRPETVKRIEAIRQYQKTGRIFEWPYARTFIWKKFGECIEDAGLPSNRRTKFHKIRRSAASDFEAAGGNATALLGHSDRRTTEAYLDPRVIKEIHPADIVPGIGQKGTKLSCQDGNLTERTADEVAGESPRTSGQIDQKSNQIDTDSMVDQFRAFLEQQGKGGAS; encoded by the coding sequence ATGAACATCGACCCGAAAACAATAGAACCGACGCTTCGGAATCTCGACTCGTTCAGCATGGATGAGCAAGGCCAGTTGAGCTACCGCAAGAAGCGAGGCGGTGGGAACAAACGCCTTGGCTTAAGGATTGAGGAGATGTTCTTGGAAATCGTTCAGAGGCCCATGACGCTGTCCGACATCTCCCCCGAGGTGGCCGTGATGATCATCATGCGGTTGAAACGTCAAAACGCTCGAGGTCATACCGTTGGGCTTTGGTTTGAATGGTTCAAAGACAGGAACCAAGTCGCGTTTGTGCTCGGATGGGCCGAGCAGCACGACTTTTCGCAAGTTCGCGCCGGTACAAAAACTGATTGGACTCAGAACCGGCAGAACGTAGCGATGCCCGATGCGTTGCCGGTCAAGAAGTGCGACCGTTCCACAGAACAGAGCCTCACACTGAACGCGTTTCTTGATGATGAGTACATCCCGGCGAGACTGGTTGGCAAAAGCCCCAACACCATCCGCCTGTACCGCAACACTATCCGATCTTTCACCAAGTGGCTCGGAAGGGAACCAGTTGTCGGCGACCTGAACACCAAGACGGTTTCCGGCTACCTGCAATGGTTGATTGAAAACACCCAGTTGAGCCCGCACACCATCGAGAAAGAACGCACCGAGCTGACTGCGTTTTGGAACTTTGCAGCCCGCCGCGGTTGGTTGCCTGACTTCCCCGACATCTCACCAATCAACTGCCCGAAGCGTGTTCCCGATGCGTGGAGCGACGAGCAGCTTGTCGCGTTGATGAAGGCTTGCGAGGCCGACCGCGGCAACATTGGCAAAGTGCCTGCATCAAGTTTCTGGCCTGCCCTGGTGAGCATTATCTACGACACCGGGGAACGAATCGGGGCCGTGTTGGAACTGACGTTCGATGACATCGGCGAAGGCGGTTGGTTGATCGTCCGCGGCGAACACCGGAAAGGGGGAAAATCGGACAAGGGGTTCAAGCTTCGCCCGGAGACCGTGAAGCGAATCGAGGCCATCCGCCAGTACCAGAAGACCGGGCGAATCTTTGAATGGCCATACGCGAGAACATTCATCTGGAAGAAGTTCGGGGAGTGCATCGAAGATGCCGGTTTGCCGTCGAATCGTCGGACCAAGTTCCACAAGATCCGCCGATCCGCCGCAAGCGACTTTGAAGCCGCCGGAGGAAACGCCACAGCGTTGCTCGGGCATTCGGATCGGCGAACCACCGAGGCGTATTTGGATCCCCGAGTCATCAAAGAGATCCACCCGGCCGACATCGTGCCAGGGATTGGCCAGAAGGGGACAAAATTAAGTTGCCAAGATGGCAACTTAACTGAACGAACAGCGGACGAAGTCGCCGGCGAATCACCCCGCACTTCTGGGCAGATTGACCAGAAGTCCAACCAGATCGACACCGATTCGATGGTTGATCAATTCCGAGCGTTCTTGGAACAGCAAGGCAAAGGGGGTGCATCATGA